The DNA segment CGCGAGGGCGTGACGCCATTGCCGGCTGTGGATAACAGCTCGGAACCGGCGTTGGTGCAACTGTTTCTCGAAGAGGCCGGGGATATCCTCGACAGTGCCGACCAGGCGCTGCAGCAGTGGCAGCAGGACAGCGAAAGCGCGTCGAACCTGTCGGCGTTGCAGCATGAGGTGCAAACCCTCAAGGGCGGCGCGCAGATGGCTGCGGTAGGCGCGGTGGAGATTCTCGCCCAGGAGCTGGCGCTGCTCTACGAGGGCCTGGTGGATCGCCGCCTGGGCCCCAGCGCGGCGCTGTTCGAGCTGCTCAAGCGCAGCCATGCGGCGCTGGCCGAGATGCTCGAAAGCCTGCGCGAGGGGCAATCACCAGCCTCGGCGGTAGCGCTGCTCGCGCAGCTGCGTGAGTTTCGCCATGCACCTGCGCCTGCCGAACTGTCAGAATCGCCTCCAGAGGTCGACAGCCCTGGCGACAAGGAACTGCTCGACGTGTTCCTCGAAGAGAGCTCCGACATCGTCGAAAGCTCTGCAGCCGCGCTGGCGCGTTTGCAGGCTGATCCGCGCAGTAGCGTCGAAGTCGAAACCCTGCTGCGTGACCTGCACACGCTCAAAGGCGGCGCACGCATGGTCGAGATCGCCGCCATTGGCGACCTCGCCCACGAACTGGAATTTCTTTACGAATTGCTCGCCGCTGGGCGTTTGCCCGCGACCCCGGCGCTGTTCTCGCTGCTGCAAAACTGCCACGACCGCCTGGCGCACATGCTCGATGCGGTGCGCCTGGGCCAGCCGTTGCATGCCGCCACGGCGCTGATCGACTACATCCGTAACTTCAGCAGCGCCGCCTTGACTGACAGTGTGGCCAGCCAGGGCCCAGCCGACATCGCCCCTGCCGAAGCCCCGGTTGCCGCTGCGGAGCGTGCGCCGGGCGACATGGTCAAGGTCGATGCCGAGCTGCTCGATGACCTGGGCAACCTGGCGGGTGAGCATTCGGTGATCCGTGGGCGTATCGAGCAACAGGTCAACGACGCCCAATTCGCCCTCAACGAGATGGAAACTACCCTTGAGCGGATGCGCGACCAACTGCTGCGCCTGGACATTGAGACCCAGGGGCGCATGTCCAGCCGCTACCAGGCCGAGGGCGACGCCTACGATGACTTCGACCCCCTGGAGATGGACCGCCACTCACAGTTGCAGCAGTTGTCGCGGGCGCTGTTCGAGTCGGCCTCGGACCTGCTCGATCTGAAGGAAACCCTGACCCAGCGTGCTCAGGAAGCGCAGAGCCTCCTGCAACAGCAGGCGCGGGTCAACAGCCAGTTGCAAGAGGGCCTGACCGCCACCTTGATGGTGCCGTTCGAGCGCCTGGTGCCGCGTTTGCAGCGGGTAGTGCGGCAAGTGGCCAGCGAGCTTGGCAAGCAAGTCGAGCTGGTGGTTGGCAATGCTGAGGGCGAGCTCGACCGCAGCGTCCTGGAGCGCATGGTGGCGCCACTGGAGCATATGCTGCGCAATGCCGTCGACCATGGCCTGGAGTCGCGTGACGTGCGCCTGGCGGCGGGCAAGCCTGAGCTGGGCACGATTCACCTGAACCTGCTGCACGAAGGCGCCGACATCGTCATCGAAATGAGCGATGACGGCGCTGGGGTGCCCTTGGCTGCGGTGCGCGACAAGGCCATCAAGCGCGGCTTGCTCGACCCGCAAGCGCGCTTGAGCGATCACGAGATCCTGCAGTTCATCCTGCGGCCAGGCTTCTCCACGGCGGAAAAGATCACGCAGATTTCCGGGCGTGGCTTGGGCATGGATGTGGTCCACGAAGAGGTCAAGCAGCTCGGCGGCTCGATGAGTATCGAATCCAGTCCAGGCAAGGGCGCACGCTTCCTGATTCGCCTGCCGTTCACCGTTTCGATCAACCGGGCATTGATGGTGCACCTGGGTGATGAGCAATACGCGATCCCGCTCAACACCATCGAAGGTATCGTGCGCGTGCCGCCGGCCGAGCTTGCCGCCTGCTACCAGTTGGAGGCGCCGCGTTACGTGTATGCCGGCCATGCCTATCAGTTGCGCTATCTCGGCGAGCTGTTGCAAGGCGGCAGTGCCCGGCCAAGCCTGCTCGGACAAAGCGTGCCGCTGCCGGTGGTGCTGGTGCATTCCCATGAGGAGTCGTTCGCCATCCAGGTTGACAGCCTGTCGCCGAGCCGCGAGATCGTGGTGAAGAGCCTGGGGCCGCAGTTCGCTGCTGTACCTGGCCTGTCTGGGGCAACCTTGCTCGGCGATGGCCGGGTGGTGCTGATTCTCGATCTGCTCGGTCAGCTACGGGGCCAGCAGCGGCGTCTGGCGCGTCTGCCGGGCGGTAATGATCGACAGCACCAGCTGTTCGGCCCGGCGCCGCGTCAGCGTTTGTTGATCATGGTGGTGGACGACTCGGTGACCGTGCGCAAGGTCACCAGCCGCTTGCTCGAGCGCCACGGCATGAGCGTGCTGACCGCCAAGGATGGCCTCGATGCCATGGCCCTGCTCGAAGAACATCGGCCAGATGTGTTGTTGCTGGACATCGAGATGCCGCGCATGGACGGCTTTGAAGTGGCCACGCGGATCCGCCGCGACCAGCGCCTGAAAGATCTGCCGATCATCATGATCACCTCGCGCAGCGGCCAGAAGCACCGCGACCGAGCCATGGCCATCGGCGTCAATGATTACCTTGGCAAGCCGTATCAGGAATCGGTGTTGCTGCAGAGCATCGCTCACTGGAGCCAATCGCATGCTTGAACATATTGCCGGTCAACGCAGCACCTTGACCGGGCTGTTGTTACCGCTGGGCGATCGCACCCTGGTGTTGCCCAATGTCGCGGTGGCCGAATTGATTGGCCAGCGCGCGCTGTCGTGCCAGATTGGCGAGCCGCGTTGGCACCTGGGCTGGATCGACTGGCGTCAGCAGCGCTTGCCGTTGATTGGCTTCGAGGCTGCCTGTGGTGCAGAGACGGTGTGTGGCGAGCGCGCGCGGATTGTCGTGCTCAATGCACTGGGCGATACCGGCCTGCGTTACTTGGCGTTGTTGCTGCAGGACATTCCACGCTCGTGCAAGCTCGACAGCCAGCTCAATTATGTCGATGTGCCGCTGAGCGAACTGGAGCTGGCGGCGGTGCAGGTGGCCGAGCAGGTGGCGCGGGTGCCGGATCTGGTGGGGCTGGAGCGCATGGTGCGTGACGCGGATCTGCAACCTGTTGCGGGTTAGGATAGGGCGTCAAACTTGAAGCCGCGTGGCCCTTTTCGCGGGCAAGCCCGCTCCCACAGGAACAGCGTTGGCTTGGGCTCCTCGCTCACCCTGTAAAGGATGTTGCGGATTGTCCCCGGGCTCCCCGCTTACCCTGTGGGAGCGGGCTTGCTCGCGAAAAGCACGACGCGGTGCTTGCCTTAAAACACACCAAATCAGGAACCTGCCCCGCCATCGGAGGTCTGTGTTTGCATGTATTACGGTGAACGCTTCAATGCCTGGACGCACCTGGTCGGTGCGGTACTGGCCTGCATAGGCGCTATCTGGCTGATCGTTGCGGCCGGGTTGCAGGGCGATCCCTGGAAGATCGTCAGTTTCTCCATCTACGGCGGCACCCTGTTGCTGCTCTACAGCATCTCGACCCTCTACCACAGCACTCGCGGGCGGGCGAAGGTGATCATGCGCAAGCTCGATCACTTGTCGATCTACCTGCTGATCGCCGGCAGCTATACCCCGTTCTGCCTGGTCAGCCTGCGCGGGCCTTGGGGCTGGAGCCTGTTCGGGGTGGTCTGGGGGCTGGCGGTGATCGGCATGCTCCAAGAGATCAAGCCACGCTCCGAAGCGCGGGTGCTGTCGATCATCATCTACGCGGTCATGGGCTGGATCGTGCTGGTGGCGGTCAAGCCCCTGCTGCACACCCTCGGCGGTGCTGGCTTTGCCTGGCTGGCAGCCGGTGGTGCGTTCTACACCATCGGCATCATCTTCTTCGCCTTCGACAGCCGCTTTCGCCATTGGCATGGCATCTGGCATCTGTTCGTCATCGCCGGCAGCTTGCTGCACTTCATCGCAGTGTTCTTCTACGTGCGTTAGGGCACGCGTTTAGAAGTCGCCCCATAGCTGCTGGGCCACCGACAGCGCCACCACCGGCGCGGTTTCGGTGCGCAGCACGCGTGGGCCGAGGCGGGCGGCGTGGCAGCCGGCGTTTTTGGCCTGCTCCACTTCGGCGTCGCTCAAACCACCCTCTGGGCCGATCAGGAAGGCCAGGCGCGCTGGGCGTGCATGGCTGGTCAGCGGCTCGGCTACCGGGTGCAAGACCAGCTTGAGGTCGGCCTCGGTTGCCTTGAGCCATTCAGCCAGGGTCAGCGGTGGATGGATCACGGGCAGGGTCGAGCGGCCGCATTGCTCGCACGCGCTGATCGCCACCTGGCGCCAGTGTGCCAGGCGCTTGTCGGCGCGTTCGTCCTTGAGGCGTACTTCGCAGCGTTCGCTGACGATCGGGGTGATTTCGTTGGCACCCAGTTCAGTGGCTTTCTGGATTGCCCAGTCCATCCGCTCGCCACGCGACAGGCCTTGGCCGAGGTGGATATGCAGCGGCGATTCGGCCTGGCCGGGGAGGGCCTGGTCGAGCGTGACGCGTACGCTCTTCTTGCCGACTTCAAGCAGCTGGCCGAGGTATTCCTGGCCGCTGCCGTCGAACAATTGCACGGCATCGCCAGGGGCCATGCGCAGTACGCGGCCGATGTAGTGGGCCTGGGCTTCGGGCAGGTCGTGCTGGCCAAGGCTCAAGGGGGCGTCGATGAAGAAGCGGGACAGTCTCATGGTTCAGCTCAGGGAGTAGGGGGCACAAAGTTCCCTGTAGGAGCGGGCTTGCCCGCGAACAAGACACTGCGGTGTCTGCCAAGGGCTTCGCCCTTGTTCGCGGGCAAGCCCGCTCCTACAGGGTTGGCGGCGATCTTGCGGGCTAGCCCGGATCGCGGAAGTCGGGATGGAAGTCTTTGGGCACTGCCACGCTGACGCTGTCGCGGGTGGCGATGTCGATCCCTTCGCTGGCCACCTCGGCGAGGAAGTCGATCTGTTCTGGGGTAATCACGTAAGGCGGCAGGAAATACACCACGCTGCCCAGCGGACGCAACAAGGCGCCACGGGTCAGGGCGTGCTCGAAGACCTTGAGGCCGCGGCGCTCCTGCCATGGGTAGGCGACTTTGCCGGCCTTGTCCTGGACCATCTCGATCGCCAAGGCCATACCGGTCTGGCGAATCTCGGCCACATGCGGATGATCGGCCAGGTGCGCGGTGGCACTGGCCATGCGCGCCGAGAGCGCCTTGTTGGCCTCGATCACGTTGTCCTGTTCGAAGATGTCCAGGGTCGCCAGCGCTGCGGCACAGGCCAACGGGTTGCCGGTATAGCTGTGCGAGTGGAGGAAGGCGCGCAGGGTTGGGTAATCGTCGTAGAAGGCCTGGTAAACGTCATCGGTGGTCAGGCAGGCGGCCAGCGGTAGATAACCGCCGGTCAGGGCCTTGGACAGGCACAGGAAGTCGGGGCGGATGCCGGCCTGTTCGCAGGCGAACATCGTGCCGGTACGGCCGAAGCCGACGGCGATTTCATCGTGGATCAGGTGGACACCATACCGATCACAGGCCTCGCGCAGCAGCTTGAGGTAGATCGGGTGGTACATGCGCATGCCACCAGCGCCCTGGATCAACGGCTCGACGATCACCGCGGCGACACTGGCGTGATGCTCGGCCAGGGTTTGCTCCATGGCGGCGAACATCGTCCGTGAATGCGCTTCCCAGCTCACCCCTTCGGGGCGCAGGTAGCAGTCGGGGCTGGGCACCTTGATGGTGTCCAGAAGCAACGCTTTATACGTTTCGGTGAACAGCGGCACGTCGCCCACCGACATCGCCGCGATGGTTTCCCCGTGGTAGCTGTTGCTCAGGGTGACGAAGCGCTTCTTGTCCGGCTGGCCCTTGTTCAGCCAGTAGTGAAAGCTCATCTTCAGCGCCACTTCGATGCACGATGAGCCGTTGTCGGCGTAGAACACCCGGTCCAGGCCATCTGGGGTCATGGCGACCAGACGCTCGGACAGCTCGATCACCGGCTGATGGCTGAAGCCTGCGAGGATCACATGCTCCAATTGGTCGACCTGATCCTTGATGCGCTGGTTGATACGCGGATTGGCGTGACCAAAGACATTGACCCACCAGGAGCTGACCGCGTCCAGGTAGCGCTTGCCCTCGAAGTCCTCCAGCCACACGCCTTCGCCGCGCTTGATCGGGATCAGCGGCAGCTGCTCGTGGTCTTTCATCTGGGTGCAGGGGTGCCACAGGACCTTGAGGTCACGTTGCATCCACTGATCGTTGAGGCCCATGGGCACTTCTCCTGGCGACGCGGCTTGGTTTGACCGCGTAAGCCTAAGCAAAGGTGCCGGGCATCACAACCGTGTTCAGGTTCAGTGCCGCAGGACGGGCCTCCAGCTTAGGGCTGGAATGTGCAGGGTGCTGGCCTGCTTGGTGGAGATGGTCAGCTTGCGAAAGGGCCCCAGCAGCAACTGGCGGGTAGGCGTGCTGGCGAATACCCCCGGAACGTATTCAGTGCCCGATTGGCCACTGAGGGTCAGCCAGTACAGCGGTGGTGCGTCGAGTAGATCGGTGCTGATGCCTAAGTAGTCGCATTCGATCAGGTCGTCTTCATCCAGCCATGGACAGTTGCTAACCACGTAGAAATCGAGCATGACGCAATCGATTTCCTTACCGAAGTCGATCTGCAGGTCGTTGTTTTCACCAATCACCAGTTCAGTGCCGGGATTGCCCTGGAAATCTTGGTAAAGCCCCGCGTATGAGGTGCAATTGGAGGTAATGCTCAAGCCACTGTTGCCCTGCCAGATGTCGTGGGGTTTGAAGTGATGAGGCTGCATGCGGGCAAAGTGCTGATGGCATTCCATGCGCGAGTTTCCATTGGGGCTTGGATGCTGCCACTTTCCACTGCAATCGCCGATTTTGGCTACTGACAAAAATGCCAGTTGCATAAACGACTTGTCGTCGCTCTGCTGGCAGGGTGCCCAAGGGTGACGTATTCTTAACGCATCATCCTGGGGCGTCCCTTCCCCCGATCTCATAAACCTATTTCAACCGGAGTTCGCCGACATGGCTGCTGCTTGGGTGCGCCTGTGCGCGTTGCTATTGATTGGTGTGTCCAGTGGCGCCGCAATCGCCAAGGACAAGACACCTACTGCGATCGTGGTAGGCGGCGGCCTGGCAGGCCTGACCGCAGCCTACGAACTGCAAAACAAGGGTTGGCAAGTGACTTTGCTCGAAGCCAAGTCGGGGATGGGCGGCCGCTCGGGGCTGGCCACTAGCGAATGGATCGGCAACGGCAAGGCGCAGCCAGTCCTCAACCAGTATGTCGACCGTTTCAAGCTGGAAACACTGCCAGCGCCGGAGTTCGTGCGAACGCCGGGTTACCTGATCGACGGCGAGTACTTCAACGCCACAGACCTGGCCACCAAGCAACCTGCCACCGCAGAGGCGCTCAAGCGTTACGAAAAGACCCTCGACGACCTGGCCCGCTCGATCGACGATCCGCTGAACCCGCAGGCTAACAGCACGCTGTTCGCCCTCGACCAGATCAACGTGTCGACCTGGCTCGACAAGCTGCAACTGCCAACCACAGCTCGGCAGCTGATCAACCAGCAGATCCGTACCCGCTATGACGAGCCATCGCGGCTGTCGTTGCTGTATTTCGCCCAGCAGACCCGCGTCTACCGCGGTGTCAGCGACCGCGACCTGCGTGCCGCACGCCTGCCAGGCGGTAGCCCAGTGCTGGCCCAGGCCTTCGTCAAACAACTCAAGACCATCAAGACCAGTTCGCCGGTGACGTCCATCGTCCAGGACAAGGACGGCGTTACCGTCAAGGTCGGTAGCGTCGGCTATCAGGCGGACTACCTGGTGCTGGCGGTGCCGCTGCGGGCGCTGGCCAAGATCCAGATGACTCCAGGCCTGGACAGCAAGCACCTGGCCGCCCTCAAGGGCACCAACTACGGCTGGCGCGACCAGCTGATGCTCAAGTTCAAGACGCCGGTGTGGGAAAGCCGTGCGCGGATGTCTGGCGAGATCTTCAGCAACGCAGGCCTCGGCATGCTGTGGATCGAGCCTGCACTCAAGGGGGGGGCCAACGTGGTGATCAACCTGTCTGGCGATAACGCCCGCCTGTTGCAGGCGTTTGGCGACAAGCAGATGGTCGATCAGGTGCTGATTCGCCTTCACGCGTTCTATCCACAAGCCCGTGGCGCCTTCACGGGCTATGAAGTCAAACGCTACAGCACCGATGCTGGCACCGGTGGCGCTTACCTGGCCTATGGCCCAGGGCAGATCAGCAAGTACTGGCGCCTGTGGGAGCGTCCGGTGCAGCGCGTAGCGTTTGCGGGTGAACACACCGACGCTTTGTACCCAGGCACGCTGGAAGGCGCTCTGCGCAGCGGTCAGCGCGCTGCCGGGCAGGTCCAGGACTTGCTCGCCGGCAAGTCGTTCGACCCAGCCAAGGCCGTGCCGATTGCCGCTGCAGCGACAGCCGGTGCGGTGGCGGCGAAGGAGAAGGGCGGGTTCTTCTCGAACCTGTTCGGCGGTTCTTCCGATAAATCCGACAAGGCACCCGCCAAGGCCGAGCCGGTGACCGCAAAGGAGGCTGAAGGGGGTAAACCGGGCTTCTTCTCGCGCCTGTTCGGTGGCAGTGCCAAGCCTGAAGTGAAGGCTGCGCCAATTGCCAAGGCTGAGGAAGTTGCGCCGGTTTCTGCCCCTGCGCCTGCTCCCGTTGCGCCAACGCCTGTGGCCAAGGAACAGCCCGTCAAACCGGCTGCCAAAGCTGCGCCTGCCAAGTATGCTCCGACGCACAAACCGGCGGCGAAGACTGAGCCGGCGAAGAAGGCCGCCAGCAAGCCTGCGCCAGTGAAGAAGGCGACGGCCAAGTCTGAACCGGCGAAAAAGCCGCTGGCCAATACTCAGGCCAAGGCTGGCTGATTCACACTCGGGGCTGCGTTGCAGCCCATCGCGGGGCAAGCCCGCTCCTACAGGTTCGGCACATACCTTTGTAGGAGCGGGCTTGCCCGCGATGGGACCCACGATTGCGCCTCACCCCTCCCCGACGAATTTCCGCTATGGTTAATGTTTCCTTAATAGCCAATGCACACAATACATATCGGAAAACTCGATCATCCGAGTCAGATTTTTCCGCTTTTATTCGATACGTTACGCGATAGTCTGTGCACAGCTTTCACGGGGAAATACGCCAACATGCAAGTTCGTAACTCACCTTCTCGCTATGGCCTGGTCAGCATCGTCATGCACTGGGGTGTGGCCTTGGCAGTCTTCGGTCTGTTTGGCTTGGGCTTGTGGATGGTCGGTCTGGACTACTACAGCCCGTGGCGCAAATCTGGCCCTGATCTGCACAAAAGCATCGGCCTGGTGCTGTTGGCGGTGATGCTGCTGCGTGTGCTCTGGCGCTTCATCAGCCCGCCGCCACCGGCGCCGGCCAACCATGGGGCATTCACCCGCATGGCCGCCAAGCTGGGGCATCTGGCGCTTTACCTGGGGCTGTTCGCGGTGATGATCGCCGGTTACCTGATCTCTACCGCCGATGGCGTCGGCATTCCGGTGTTTGGCCTGTTCGAAGTGCCAGCGCTGGTCAGTAACCTGCCCGACCAGGCAGATACCGCTGGCGAGATCCATTTTTACCTGGCCTGGGGCCTGGTGATTTTCGCCGGCTTGCATGGTCTTGCAGCACTGAAACACCATTTCATCGACCGTGACGCGACCCTGATCCGCATGCTGGGCCGCAAAGCTTGACTCTCAACCTCAATTGCAAGGAATAGAAAGGATGTTGAAAAAGACTTTTGCCGCTCTGGCGCTCGGTACCGCTCTGCTCTCTGCTGGCCAGGTCATGGCTGCCGAGTACAAGATCGATAAAGAAGGCCAGCACGCGTTCGTTGACTGGAAAATCAGCCACCTGGGCTACAGCTTCATTCACGGTACCTTCAAGGACTTCGATGGCAACTTCACTTGGGACAGCGCCAAGCCTGAAGCCAGCAAGATCAGCGTCGATCTGAAAACCGCCAGCCTGTGGTCCAACCACGCTGAGCGTGACAAGCACATCGCCAGCGCTGACTTCCTCGACGTGAAGAAGTACCCAGAAGCCAAGTTCGTCTCCACCGCGGTCAAATCGACCGGCGACAAGACTGCCGACGTGACCGGTGATCTGACCCTGCACGGCGTGACCAAGCCTGTTACCTTCAAGGCTGTGTTCAACGGTGAAGGCAAGGATCCATGGGGCGGCGAGCGCGCTGGCTTCAACGCCAAGACCACGCTGAACCTGAACGACTTCGGCATCAAGGGCCCAGGCCCAACTTCGCAAACCCTCGACCTGGACATCAGCGTCGAAGGCGTCAAGCAGAAGTAATACGCTGCTCCAGACATGAAAAAGCCGCCCCATTGGGCGGCTTTTTCATGTCTGCGTGATCCGAATCAGCGATTGCGGGTCAGCAGGGCCGGGCGCTCGCCACGCGGGCGGCTCGGCAGATCGTCCAGTTGCTCAGGCGTTGGGTAACGGTCGAGCTTGGATTCCTTGCGGATGATCACGGGCTGGCTTTGCGATTCACGCGGATTGCGTACCGCTGGCTCCTGACGCGAAGCCTCGTCGCGGCCCGCCGAGCGGTTGCGACCTGGGTTGCCATCACGGCGACCACCGCCATTGTTGCTGTTGTTGCGCGGACGTTTCTCGCCCGAACCCTGGCGTGGCTGGCCGCCGTTATTGCTGCGGCCCTGGTTTTGCCCGCCAGCGCCTGCGCCGCGTTGGCCGCTGCCCTGCGCCTGACCCTGGCCAGCAGCGCCACCTGGGCGACGGTTGCGGCCTTGGTTCTTGGCGTTCTGGTAGGGGCTGACGTAGTCGGCGCGGTTGCCGAAGTTATCCACTTCGTCGTCCAGGAACTCGTCGGGTGCGCGGTTGGCCGGCGCTGGCGGAACACGGCTTTCACCCTGGCCAGCCTGCTGCTGACGCGGCTTGCCATCACGCGACTTGCGCGGCTGCTGTTGCTGCTTGTCGGCGGATTTGCTCTTTTCGGCCGACTTCTCAGCTGCCTGGGGCTTGGCCTTGCCTTTATCCTTGCCCTTGTCTTTGCGCCCGCCATTGCTGTCTTTGCCAGCTTCGCCGCGCGACTGGTTACGACCGCCGCGACCGGTGTTTTGCGGGCGCTCGCGCACCTCTGGCTTTTCGGCTTCAACCTGGCTGGCATCAAAGCCCATCAGATCGCCATCCGGGATCTTCTGACGGGTGACGCGCTCGATGCTCTTGAGCAGTTTCTCTTCGTCTGGCGCGACCAGCGAGATGGCTTCACCGGAGCGCCCGGCACGGCCAGTACGGCCAATGCGGTGAACGTAGTCTTCCTCGACATTGGGTAGCTCGAAGTTGACCACGTGCGGCAGCTGGTCGATATCCAGGCCACGGGCAGCAATGTCGGTGGCAACCAGGATACGTACGGTGTTGGCCTTGAAGTCGGCCAGGGCCTTGGTGCGAGCGTTCTGGCTCTTGTTACCGTGGATCGCGGCGGCAGGCAGGCCGTGCTTTTCCAGGTACTCGGCCAGGCGGTTGGCGCCGTGCTTGGTACGGGTGAACACCAGCACCTGTTCCCAGGCGCCGAGGGTGATCAGGTGCGCCAGCAGGGCACGCTTGTGGCTGGCCGGCAGGCGATAGACGCGTTGCTCGATCCGTTCGACCGTGGTGTTCGGCGGCGTGACCTCGATGCGCTCGGGGTTGTGCAGCAGCTTGTCGGCAAGGTCGGTGATGTCTTTGGAGAAGGTCGCCGAAAACAGCAAGTTCTGGCGCTTGGCTGGCAAGCGCGCCAAGACCTTCTTGACGTCATGGATGAAGCCCATGTCGAGCATGCGGTCGGCTTCATCGAGTACCAGGATCTCGACATGGGACAAGTCGACCTTGCCCTGGCCAGCCAGGTCCAGCAGGCGACCGGGGCAGGCGACCAGGACGTCGACGCCCTTGGCCATGGCCTGAATTTGCGGGTTCATGCCGACGCCGCCGAAGATGCAGGCGCTGACCAGGCTGAGGTCGCGGGCATACACCTTGAAACTGTCGTGGACCTGAGCCGCCAGTTCGCGGGTCGGGGTCAGGACCAGTACCCGCGGTTGACGCGGGCCGTGGCGCTGGGACTTGTCGGGGTGGCCACCCGGGAACAGGCGCTCAAGAATCGGTAGGGCGAAACCGCCGGTCTTACCGGTACCAGTCTGGGCGGCAACCATCAGGTCGCGGCCTTGCAACACGGCGGGAATGGCCCGCTGTTGCACCGGGGTGGGCTGGGTATAGCCCGCTGCCTCGATAGCGCGGACAAGAGCCTCGGAGAGACCGAGGGAAGCAAAGGACATGGGCAATCCTGTTCTCGTGGGGGCTAGGCCCTATGGGGTGATCTGCCTGGCGCGACGGGCATCTGAGGGATGCGATCGCGTCCGGTCCAGCTGGGCGTTCACTGCGCATCCGGGAGGCGGCGGGCGTGCATTTGAGGTGCATGGCCGACGGTCGAGATGCCTACTGCGAGGCCGAGCGTCCGGGCGTGAGCCGGGCGGGAAGGCCCGAGTATAACAGAGCTATCGCAGCGTGCCGCGTTCCTGCTGCTCAATGGCGTCATCAAACCGCTCGGCGTCGCCCGCATAGCGCGCGCTAATGGCGGCGTAGGCGGGCTCGCGCTTGAACTGGCGTAGTTCGTCGGCGAACGCTTGAGCGAGTTTCTGCCGTCCAGGCTTCTGCGCAAGCCCCAGATACTGCGCGTGACGGCTGATCAGCAACGGCTGCTCCTCGACCTGCTGCAGCAACCCCAATTGATGGCGCAGGAAGCGGCCGACCTGGCGATCGGTCACCAGCGCATCGATGCGCCCTAGCATCAGCTTGCCGAAGTTGGCTTCATGGGTGGGCGCGGCCTCGCGCTTGAACAGCGCAGACTCGTTGAAATGCGCGCCGTAGGCATAACCGGGTGAGGTGCCAATGGTCAGGCCGGCAAGGTCGTGCAGGTGTGTGATCAGCGGACGCTGGACACGTTTGCGAAACACCACGAATTCAACATTCGATAGCGGTTCGTCTGGGTAGATCATGTAGGTTTTACGCGTGTCGATCTGGAAGATGTCGAGCACACCGTCGACCTGGCCCTGTTCGACCATCGCCAGGCAGCGCTTCCAGGGCAGGAACTGCCAGTCGACCTCAATGCCCAGGCGCTTGAACACTTCCCGTGAGACTTCGTAGTCGATGCCTTTCGGTTGGCCGTTTTCCTGATAGATGTAGGGCGCCCAGTCATCGGATACCAGGCGCAGGCGCTCGGCCTGAGCCAATGAACTCAGGCAAACAAGCAGCAGAAGGCCAAGAAGGCGGGCGAGGTCTGGCATGGCCGCAGAGTACGCGCTAAGTGAAAACGTGACCAGTGCAGCCTGGCCACGTTGAGGGCCGGGTCAGGCTCGCGAATCCTTGAGCAGATGGCGCTCGACTTCTTTGTGCCGGCGACCCAGTGACAAGCGCAAGCCAGGCTGGCGCAGGCATTGGCGCAATTGCTCTGCCTCCATTCGACCATGGCGCTCGTGCAGGTTCTCCAGGGCCTTGTCCCACCACGCCGGGGCGCAGGCTCGGTCGAACTCATTGGCATAGGCGTAGCAGCCATACAGCAATTCGCGGGCGAACTGGCGCTGATGGCTGGGCAGGGTCAGGCTCATGGCCTTGTAGCCCAGCCGGTGCAGGGCCGGAGGTCGGGGCAGTTGATCGTTGACCAGGTACACGTCGGCCAGCGCCGCTTCACTGAGCGGGTCGTCACCGTGCTTGTGCAGCCAGGCCTGGATCTTCGCCCGGAACTGCGCCTTGCGGCTCCAGTAGTGATGGATCACGTCGGTACATTCGGCGAGTTCAAGGGTGCGATAGGCGGCGACCGCCAGGCAGAACTCTTCCAAAGTGTAGG comes from the Pseudomonas urmiensis genome and includes:
- a CDS encoding Hpt domain-containing protein, whose protein sequence is MASAEVSPERHDTVALAWTKAPILDCLAQARQALERFAGDPGDLSMLAFFVDNLHQVHGCLRMLELRGATRLAEELELLGRAMADGQITPRGDCLGAMFRGLEQLPPYLERLRGARHDLPLVMLPLLNRLRECRGVEALAQGSLMGDAAQRLAGAADLADLDLSLGNWREQLQAGQGRDALRSVVSALCDDLMRIKDCLDQFVRGEQSREQLDALVSPLRQVADTLAVLNFQQPRRVIIDQVLALQALAQDQQPVDDALLMDVAGALLYVEATLNGMVGPLEESGQGSMPGSDLAQIRQLVLSEAVSVLQQAKDLIGDCLESGWPRQRLQALPGLLHQVRGALSMLMLPAAAELFAGAAGYVQGWLAHLDEEPPQAELTHLADALSAGECYLQWRVADPLADAQPFIEMARASLAALGVTCRIGGLADEVEEIDAELREVFLEEANELLPDLERHWLRWRADNSLRDALIEVRRALHTLKGSGRMVHAQALAELAWGAEHLINRALEGRVSLAGESVVALQQVFVRLPDLLADFAVGHLPPLAEVEPLSAHLHGLANNQTSSAAEVDGLDPQLLEIFRNEAQGHMASLEAFLQETHGQDTPVSDSLQRALHTLKGSAAMAGVMPIAELATAFDRLAREYKGHQLPLQLAEIDWLEAGRTLFQLGLSQLGSTPLAAIPGAAELIEQVGQGVDGRLASLQDEPHHSRRRRDPQLIANFLAQGMDILLDAESMLSSWQQHPEQRQALEALLDELTTLSHGAHLADLWQLDELCEGLLDLYGAVEEGSLAADPAFFAQAQQAHDALIDMLDEVAAGQEVTARPECLDGLRALLDTALAPDATGLVGREGVTPLPAVDNSSEPALVQLFLEEAGDILDSADQALQQWQQDSESASNLSALQHEVQTLKGGAQMAAVGAVEILAQELALLYEGLVDRRLGPSAALFELLKRSHAALAEMLESLREGQSPASAVALLAQLREFRHAPAPAELSESPPEVDSPGDKELLDVFLEESSDIVESSAAALARLQADPRSSVEVETLLRDLHTLKGGARMVEIAAIGDLAHELEFLYELLAAGRLPATPALFSLLQNCHDRLAHMLDAVRLGQPLHAATALIDYIRNFSSAALTDSVASQGPADIAPAEAPVAAAERAPGDMVKVDAELLDDLGNLAGEHSVIRGRIEQQVNDAQFALNEMETTLERMRDQLLRLDIETQGRMSSRYQAEGDAYDDFDPLEMDRHSQLQQLSRALFESASDLLDLKETLTQRAQEAQSLLQQQARVNSQLQEGLTATLMVPFERLVPRLQRVVRQVASELGKQVELVVGNAEGELDRSVLERMVAPLEHMLRNAVDHGLESRDVRLAAGKPELGTIHLNLLHEGADIVIEMSDDGAGVPLAAVRDKAIKRGLLDPQARLSDHEILQFILRPGFSTAEKITQISGRGLGMDVVHEEVKQLGGSMSIESSPGKGARFLIRLPFTVSINRALMVHLGDEQYAIPLNTIEGIVRVPPAELAACYQLEAPRYVYAGHAYQLRYLGELLQGGSARPSLLGQSVPLPVVLVHSHEESFAIQVDSLSPSREIVVKSLGPQFAAVPGLSGATLLGDGRVVLILDLLGQLRGQQRRLARLPGGNDRQHQLFGPAPRQRLLIMVVDDSVTVRKVTSRLLERHGMSVLTAKDGLDAMALLEEHRPDVLLLDIEMPRMDGFEVATRIRRDQRLKDLPIIMITSRSGQKHRDRAMAIGVNDYLGKPYQESVLLQSIAHWSQSHA
- a CDS encoding chemotaxis protein CheW, giving the protein MLEHIAGQRSTLTGLLLPLGDRTLVLPNVAVAELIGQRALSCQIGEPRWHLGWIDWRQQRLPLIGFEAACGAETVCGERARIVVLNALGDTGLRYLALLLQDIPRSCKLDSQLNYVDVPLSELELAAVQVAEQVARVPDLVGLERMVRDADLQPVAG